The sequence TATCAGCGCCACGCCGACCTCCTCGACACCCGAATGCGTCAACTCGTCGGCCAGCTGTGGCGCTGGCTGGAACAGGAGGGCCCGATTTCATGAGCCTGCACGCCAAGCACCCCCATCTGGTTTGCTACGATATCGCCGATCCCCGCCGCCTGCAGCGGGTCCACCGCTATCTGAAGAAATTGGGGCTGCCGTTGCAGTATTCGGTGTTCCTGCTTTTCCTCGACGCCCCGGGACGCCAGCGGCTCGCCGCCGCCCTGCTGGAAATGATCGATCCCCGCCACGACGACGTGCGCATCTATCCGCTGCCCCGCCGTCCCGATTGGCAATGGTGGGGCAAGCCTCTGTGGCCGGACGGCATCCTGCTGCCCGGCCTGGACTTGCCAACACCGCTGAATGGGGCTAAATTTGACCAATGAGCGAGGGAGTGTCCTCATTACCAGTAGTTATCGGCATATAACCATTGCTCGACCCAAATGAGAATGATTCTCTCGAACTGGCTCTGTAACGATTTGATTTCATTGAGGAAAAAAGGAGGGTGCAGTCTAGAAAGCGACCTGTTTGAAAAGGGATTAAGACTTCAGTTCTTCGGCAAACGTTATCAGCTCATTCGTCTAGAAAGCGACCTGTTTGAAAAGGGATTAAGACCCAGCACCAGCAAGTTCCTCAAGCGCCCCCGGGTGTCTAGAAAGCGACCTGTTTGAAAAGGGATTAAGACTCAAACCCGAAAAAGGTTCCGATGCGGCGACCATAGTCTAGAAAGCGACCTGTTTGAAAAGGGATTAAGACGACACGGTGGTGTCACTTTTCACGCAGCCAATGCGCTATCGCCAGGCTGATCGTGTGCCTCATCGTCCTGCGCCGGGTTGACCGAATAGCGCCGCGCAAGCCCCTGCCGGAAGGCTAGGGATAAGCGGCGCCCTGTAGCTGGTTGTATACTATCGCCATGTCCAAGCGCAGCCCATCGCCCTCGTTCGTTCTGGAACTGCCCTTCGGGTCGATAGGGCGGCAGAGCGTGTTTTGATGGCCCGCTTCGAGGCGGCAAGGCAGCTGTACAACGCCTGCCTGGGGGAGGCCCTGCGGCGGTTGGACCGGATGCGGTCCTCCAGGGATTGGCAGGCGGCCCAGCAGATACCCAGGGAGCAGAAGCAGGCAAGGCGGGCGGCGTTCGACGGGCTGCAACAGCGTTTCGGTTTCAGCGCCCATGCCATCGAGGCGTATGGCACGGCCTGCAAGAATGCCTGCTGGATTGGCGATCATCTCGACGCTCACGTCACCCAGAAGACAGCCCTCCGGGCCTTCAACGCGGTGGAGCAGTACCGCTTAGGCAAGCGGGGCCGGCCCCGGTTCAAGGGCCGGATCAAGGCGCTGCAATCGGTCGAAGGCAAGAGCAACGCGGCAGGCATCCGCTGGCGCGGCGACCGGGTGGAATGGAAGGGAGTGGTGCTGCGCCCCCTGTTCGACCGTAAGGACAAGCATGGTGTGCAAACCTTCGCCCTGCAATGCCGGGTCAAGTACGTCCGGCTGGTGTGGCGCCAGCTTCGGGGGCGGCGGCGCTGGTACGTCCAGCTGGTGCTGGAAGGCCGGCCCAAGTGGAAGGACAAGCACCCCATCGGCGAAGGCGACGTGGGCCTGGACATCGGCCCCTCCACCATCGCCGCGGTGGGGGAAGAAGAAGCCCTGCTGGAACCCTTCTGCCCCTCGGTCGAATATCTGGGCAGGAAGATCCGGCGGATTCAACGGGCCATGGACCGCTCCCGGCGGGCCACCAACCCCGACAACTACCACCCGGATGGGACGGTCAAGAAAGGCCCCCAGCGCTGGGTCCATTCCCACGGCTATCTGAGGCTCCAGGCCGAGCTTCGGGAATTGCAGCGCCGTATGGCAGAAGCCCGCAAGACCGAACACGGCCGGCTGGCCAATAGGCTCATGGCTATGGGACGGGTCTTCAAGACCGAAGCCGTCTCCATCCGGGCCTGGCAAAAGCGCTTCGGGCGCAGTATCCGCGACCGGGCGCCGTCCCTGTTTCTGAACCGGCTGAACCGCAAGGCTGAAAGCGCCGGCGGGAGGCTGGAAACCTTTCCGACCCGCACCACCCGGTTGAGCCAGGTGTGCCACCACTGCGGGTCGGTCGAGAAAAAGCCCCTCTCCCAACGCATCCACGCCTGCGGGTGTGGTGTTGTCATGCAACGCGACCTCTACAGCGCGTTTCTGGCCCGCTGCGTTGAAGGAGAGGCCCTCCACGTGGGGCTGGCGCGCGAGCGCTGGCCGGGTGCGGAACCGCTCCTTCGGGCGGCGTGGAGGCGAGCAACCTGCGATGGCAAGGGCAAGGTTCCTGCCACCTTCGGGGCTTTTCGGAGGCAGAGCGGGTCGTCCGGAGAAGGCGGGACAGCCAAACCCAAGGCTTTCATGCCCGGAAGGGATGGAAGAGAGGCGGCGGCGGTTTCCGCCAGAACCCCCTGCCTTTAGGCGTGGGGAGGTTCAGGCAGAACATCTATTCCCACCCCAACCGCTCGGCTAGGCCGGAGGCGCGCTCGACCTGCCTTTTTAATCCTGTCTCCAGCGCGTTTTTCGGCCCGGCCAGGATGCAGCGTTTTCGGGCCCGGGTGATTCCCGTGTAGATCAGTTCCCGGGTCAGCACCGGCGTTTCCGGCGGCGGCAGGAGCAGCAGCACCGCATCGAACTCCGAGCCCTGGGCGCGGTGGACGGTCATGGCCCAGGCCTTTTGCCAGTGGGGGAGCTGGCGCAGAGGAATGCGGCGGATTTCATCGCCGCTGGGGAAGCAGGCGCGGAGATGGCCTTCCTCTTGCCAGAGAATGCCGATGTCGCCGTTGAACAGTCCGGTTTCGTAATCGTTGCGGGTGATGAGGATCGGCAAGCCGTGATAGGGGCGGGCGGGATCGGCGATCTTCCCCCACCGGGAGAGGCCGGTCTCGAACCGGGTCGTCAGTCCCTCCTCCCCCCAGGGACCTGCGTGCACGGCGGTCAGGACCCGGGATTTGGCCAGCGCCGCCAGGGCTTCTCCCACCGTGGACGCCTCGAGCACCGGGCGGTAATGGCGGTCCATCCATTTGAGCACGTGCCGGTCCGGCGCTTCATCGGCCTGCGGCCAGAAATCCACCTCTTTCTCCTCTTTCAGGCAGGCTTTCGCGGCGGCGGTTTTGCCTTCCCGCACCGCCTGCGCCAGGCGCCCGATTCCCTGGTCGCTGGAAAAGCGGTGGCTGCGGCGCAGCTCCACGATGGCGTCGTGAATGCCCCCGAACAGCTCGGGATCGTCGCCCGGATCGGCCTCCAGCCGTTCGAGCCAGGCGGCCATCTCCTGGCTGTAGGCCAGACGCCGGCCCCGGCCGGTGATGTCTCCCAGCACGCTGCCGGCTTCCACCGAGGCCAGCTGATGACGGTCGCCCAGCAGGATCAGCCGGGATTGCGGCGGCAGCGCGGCCATCAGGCGGGCCATCAGCTCCTGGTCCACCATCGAGGCCTCATCGACGATCAGGGCGTCGAGGGGGAGGGGATGGTCCGGCCCGTGGGGATCGGCGCGGCCGATGCCCAGCAGCCGGTGCAGGGTGGCCGCCCGCTCCGGAATCCCGGCCCCGAATCCCGGCGGCAGGCCCGCCCTGCCGGCCGCCAGCGACTCGGCCAGGCGGCCGGCGGCCTTGCCCGTGGGGGCCGCCAGTCCCAGGCGCAGCCCCGGGCGCAGATGTTGCCACAGGGCGATCAGGCGCAGCACCGTGGTGGTCTTGCCGGTGCCGGGACCGCCGGTGATG comes from Methylomarinovum tepidoasis and encodes:
- the recD gene encoding exodeoxyribonuclease V subunit alpha translates to MTDLSPLARHFPRFLGAEGLVERTVAWLVERCQAGETCLDLNAWAGRPLGEDGPLCPDINAWREQLLAHPHIGPGKPLVLDGHRLYLARHHEAEKTIAEGILARLEFDSLAETDKIRPTLKKLFPESGEQKTAVAVACARRFAVITGGPGTGKTTTVLRLIALWQHLRPGLRLGLAAPTGKAAGRLAESLAAGRAGLPPGFGAGIPERAATLHRLLGIGRADPHGPDHPLPLDALIVDEASMVDQELMARLMAALPPQSRLILLGDRHQLASVEAGSVLGDITGRGRRLAYSQEMAAWLERLEADPGDDPELFGGIHDAIVELRRSHRFSSDQGIGRLAQAVREGKTAAAKACLKEEKEVDFWPQADEAPDRHVLKWMDRHYRPVLEASTVGEALAALAKSRVLTAVHAGPWGEEGLTTRFETGLSRWGKIADPARPYHGLPILITRNDYETGLFNGDIGILWQEEGHLRACFPSGDEIRRIPLRQLPHWQKAWAMTVHRAQGSEFDAVLLLLPPPETPVLTRELIYTGITRARKRCILAGPKNALETGLKRQVERASGLAERLGWE
- a CDS encoding transposase — translated: MARFEAARQLYNACLGEALRRLDRMRSSRDWQAAQQIPREQKQARRAAFDGLQQRFGFSAHAIEAYGTACKNACWIGDHLDAHVTQKTALRAFNAVEQYRLGKRGRPRFKGRIKALQSVEGKSNAAGIRWRGDRVEWKGVVLRPLFDRKDKHGVQTFALQCRVKYVRLVWRQLRGRRRWYVQLVLEGRPKWKDKHPIGEGDVGLDIGPSTIAAVGEEEALLEPFCPSVEYLGRKIRRIQRAMDRSRRATNPDNYHPDGTVKKGPQRWVHSHGYLRLQAELRELQRRMAEARKTEHGRLANRLMAMGRVFKTEAVSIRAWQKRFGRSIRDRAPSLFLNRLNRKAESAGGRLETFPTRTTRLSQVCHHCGSVEKKPLSQRIHACGCGVVMQRDLYSAFLARCVEGEALHVGLARERWPGAEPLLRAAWRRATCDGKGKVPATFGAFRRQSGSSGEGGTAKPKAFMPGRDGREAAAVSARTPCL
- the cas2 gene encoding CRISPR-associated endonuclease Cas2, whose product is MSLHAKHPHLVCYDIADPRRLQRVHRYLKKLGLPLQYSVFLLFLDAPGRQRLAAALLEMIDPRHDDVRIYPLPRRPDWQWWGKPLWPDGILLPGLDLPTPLNGAKFDQ